A single genomic interval of Zobellia nedashkovskayae harbors:
- a CDS encoding DNA gyrase/topoisomerase IV subunit A, translating to MEENDELNEAENQNTPDDQSGESAEEQQEQIEDVGATDGDEQAPDDALTRVTGMYKDWFLDYASYVILERAVPAIEDGFKPVQRRIMHSLKDLDDGRYNKVANVVGHTMQYHPHGDASIADAMVQIGQKDLLIDTQGNWGNILTGDRAAASRYIEARLSKFALDVVFSPKITEWQQSYDGRKKEPVNLPVKFPLLLTQGAEGIAVGLSTKIMPHNFIEVIDASIKHLKGQRFKLFPDFPTSGIIDVSNYNEGLRGGKIRVRARIAQHSKTTLIISEIPYGTNTSSLIDSILKANDKGKIKIKKIEDNTAADVEILVHLPTGISPDKTIDALYAFTACESSISPLGCIIEDNKPLFIGVIEMLRRSTDATVELLRRELEIQLAELEEQWHFASLERIFIENRIYRDIEDEETWEGVIAAIDKGLAPFTKHLRRAVTEEDIVRLTEIRIKRISKFDLDKAQQYLDNLEEKIAEVKHHLANLVDYAIAYFQRLKDTYGKGRERKSEIRLFDDIEATKVIIRNTKLYVNREEGFVGTSLKRDEYITDCSDIDDVIAFTQDGKMMVFKVDSKTFVGKGIIYVAVFKKKDKRTVYNMIYRDGKGGATYIKRFNVTSITRDKPYAMGSGLPGTFVHYFSGNPNGEAEVVSVSLRQVGSIKKLKWDIDFAKIMIKGRSSKGNVVTKYSVKRIDLKEKGLSTLKPRKLWFDDTVQRLNIDDRGEFLGEFTSEDRLLIINQNGLVKTVIPELTLHFDEDLVVLEKWNPKKPVSVVYWEGDKELFYVKRFLIDHPDKEENVLTDHPKSHVEIISTDYRPMIELVFAKKRGQDRKDNLELNLEEFISVKGIGAMGNQLTKDKVLEINMLEPLPHEEPEPQKTEGIEGVDDEKGKIDDEDDEAQTSLFE from the coding sequence ATGGAGGAAAATGACGAACTGAACGAAGCTGAAAATCAGAATACACCTGACGACCAATCTGGGGAATCTGCTGAAGAGCAGCAAGAACAAATAGAAGATGTTGGGGCTACGGATGGCGATGAACAAGCGCCAGATGATGCATTAACCCGTGTAACGGGAATGTATAAAGACTGGTTTCTAGATTATGCATCTTATGTAATATTAGAGCGAGCAGTACCTGCAATAGAGGATGGTTTTAAGCCTGTGCAACGCCGAATTATGCACTCTCTTAAGGATCTTGATGATGGGCGCTATAATAAAGTAGCGAATGTTGTTGGGCATACAATGCAGTATCACCCACATGGGGATGCTAGTATTGCGGATGCTATGGTGCAAATTGGTCAAAAAGATTTATTGATTGATACCCAGGGTAACTGGGGTAACATATTAACGGGCGATCGCGCGGCGGCTTCAAGATATATTGAAGCTCGACTTTCTAAATTTGCCCTAGATGTAGTTTTTAGTCCAAAAATTACGGAGTGGCAACAGTCGTATGATGGCCGTAAGAAGGAGCCAGTTAATCTTCCTGTAAAATTCCCATTACTGTTAACACAGGGGGCAGAAGGTATTGCAGTTGGTCTTTCTACCAAGATAATGCCTCACAACTTTATTGAGGTCATTGATGCTTCTATTAAGCATTTAAAAGGACAGCGTTTTAAGCTGTTTCCTGATTTCCCTACATCAGGAATTATTGATGTGTCCAATTATAATGAAGGACTTCGTGGAGGGAAAATCAGAGTGCGAGCAAGAATAGCTCAGCATTCTAAAACTACGCTGATTATAAGTGAGATACCCTACGGAACTAACACTTCTTCTTTAATAGATTCTATTCTTAAAGCAAATGATAAGGGTAAAATAAAAATTAAAAAAATTGAAGATAATACGGCTGCAGATGTAGAGATTTTGGTACATCTGCCAACCGGTATTTCTCCTGATAAAACTATTGATGCACTGTATGCATTTACAGCATGTGAATCTTCTATTTCGCCACTGGGTTGTATTATTGAAGATAACAAACCGCTCTTTATTGGAGTTATTGAAATGTTGCGTCGTTCTACAGATGCTACAGTAGAATTACTTCGCCGGGAACTTGAGATTCAACTAGCTGAACTTGAAGAGCAATGGCATTTTGCTTCGTTAGAAAGAATATTCATAGAAAACCGTATTTATCGTGATATAGAAGATGAGGAAACCTGGGAAGGTGTAATCGCTGCTATAGATAAAGGTCTGGCTCCATTTACCAAGCACTTAAGACGGGCGGTTACGGAAGAAGATATTGTTCGTCTTACGGAAATACGAATTAAGCGTATTTCAAAATTCGATTTAGATAAAGCACAACAATACCTTGACAATCTGGAAGAAAAGATTGCAGAGGTTAAGCATCACTTGGCAAACCTTGTTGATTATGCTATAGCTTATTTCCAAAGATTAAAAGATACTTATGGTAAAGGCCGCGAGCGTAAATCTGAAATCCGACTTTTTGATGATATAGAGGCGACCAAGGTAATTATACGGAACACCAAGCTATATGTGAACCGAGAGGAAGGTTTTGTAGGTACATCTTTGAAGCGTGATGAATATATTACGGATTGTAGCGATATTGATGATGTTATCGCTTTTACCCAAGACGGTAAAATGATGGTATTCAAAGTTGATTCAAAGACTTTTGTTGGCAAGGGTATTATATATGTGGCTGTTTTCAAGAAAAAGGACAAACGTACCGTCTATAATATGATTTATAGGGATGGTAAAGGAGGAGCTACCTATATTAAGCGTTTTAACGTAACTAGTATTACCCGAGATAAACCTTATGCAATGGGCAGTGGTTTGCCAGGTACTTTCGTGCATTATTTCTCAGGAAACCCTAATGGAGAGGCAGAGGTAGTGTCTGTGAGCTTGCGTCAAGTAGGAAGTATCAAAAAATTGAAATGGGATATTGATTTCGCTAAAATCATGATTAAAGGTCGTTCTTCAAAAGGGAACGTAGTCACCAAATATTCCGTGAAGCGCATTGATTTAAAGGAAAAGGGTTTATCTACCTTAAAACCTAGGAAATTATGGTTTGACGATACGGTTCAACGATTAAATATTGATGACAGAGGTGAGTTTTTAGGTGAATTCACTAGTGAGGATCGCTTGTTGATTATAAATCAAAATGGATTAGTGAAAACGGTTATTCCTGAGCTAACCCTTCATTTTGACGAAGATTTGGTAGTTCTTGAAAAATGGAATCCTAAAAAACCAGTTTCGGTGGTTTATTGGGAGGGTGACAAGGAACTGTTTTACGTAAAACGTTTCTTAATCGATCATCCGGATAAAGAAGAAAATGTGCTTACCGATCATCCAAAATCCCATGTAGAAATCATCAGTACAGATTACAGGCCAATGATTGAATTGGTGTTTGCCAAGAAGCGCGGACAAGACCGAAAAGACAATTTAGAGCTGAATCTAGAGGAGTTTATTTCTGTAAAAGGAATAGGGGCAATGGGTAATCAATTGACTAAAGATAAGGTATTGGAAATTAATATGTTAGAGCCATTACCTCATGAGGAACCTGAACCACAAAAAACCGAAGGAATAGAGGGAGTGGATGATGAAAAAGGAAAAATAGACGATGAGGATGATGAAGCTCAGACCTCATTGTTCGAATAA
- the mscL gene encoding large conductance mechanosensitive channel protein MscL, which produces MKNFIQDFKNFAIKGNMIDMAIGIIIGTAFNNVINTLVKKIIMPPLSLMTDDVNLSSKKYVLREALGTAQEVAIGYGEMLEALIDFLIIALTIFVVIKGFHSFKSKAEDPQNKEVETPKNIELLASLEKLMQEQNALLRDKKI; this is translated from the coding sequence ATGAAAAATTTTATTCAAGATTTCAAGAATTTTGCCATTAAAGGTAATATGATTGATATGGCTATAGGTATTATTATTGGTACTGCTTTTAATAATGTCATCAACACGTTAGTCAAAAAAATTATCATGCCGCCTTTGTCCTTAATGACGGACGATGTTAATCTTAGTAGTAAGAAATATGTGCTTCGTGAAGCGCTTGGTACTGCACAGGAAGTGGCAATAGGTTACGGTGAAATGCTAGAGGCGCTAATTGATTTCTTGATTATAGCACTGACAATATTCGTGGTTATCAAAGGGTTTCATAGCTTTAAGTCAAAGGCGGAAGACCCTCAAAATAAGGAAGTTGAGACACCTAAGAATATTGAATTGTTAGCTAGTTTAGAGAAGTTGATGCAAGAGCAGAATGCATTGCTACGGGATAAAAAAATATAA
- a CDS encoding sterol desaturase family protein, whose protein sequence is MDLTNPLIYGVPCFLAFILLEISYSHTHGDKDLYVWKDFFASGAMGVGSAILGPLIKITVLITVFTYTYEFFNPIVDGVRTNIMGYESFGYAWYVFVACQLADDFTYYWFHRANHEVRILWAAHIVHHSSDHFNLGTAIRNGWFTLLYKPFFYMWMPAIGFPVEVVIFALAIESFWQFQLHSQYVPKMGWVEKIFNTHTMHQVHHAQNVEYLDKNHGGFLNIFDKIFGTWKELDDDVEVKFGVIHAPKSYNPIVILTHEFKDIWADVKKAKKFSHKLMYIFGPPGWSPDGSTLTVKQQQRLSREHKENSPEVAFSRPN, encoded by the coding sequence ATGGACTTGACAAACCCCCTAATTTACGGCGTACCTTGCTTTTTAGCATTTATATTGCTGGAAATCTCTTATAGCCACACTCATGGAGATAAAGACCTTTATGTGTGGAAAGACTTTTTTGCTAGTGGTGCAATGGGTGTTGGTTCGGCAATTTTGGGTCCGCTTATTAAAATTACCGTCTTAATTACAGTTTTTACTTATACCTATGAGTTTTTTAACCCTATTGTAGATGGTGTAAGAACTAATATTATGGGATATGAATCTTTTGGTTATGCTTGGTACGTATTTGTAGCATGTCAATTAGCGGATGATTTTACATATTATTGGTTTCACAGAGCAAATCATGAGGTAAGAATACTTTGGGCAGCTCATATAGTACATCACTCTTCAGATCATTTTAATTTAGGTACGGCCATCCGTAACGGTTGGTTTACATTACTTTACAAGCCTTTCTTTTATATGTGGATGCCGGCAATTGGCTTTCCTGTTGAAGTGGTAATTTTCGCTTTGGCTATTGAGTCTTTCTGGCAGTTTCAGTTGCATTCTCAGTATGTTCCTAAAATGGGATGGGTAGAAAAGATTTTTAATACCCACACCATGCACCAAGTGCACCATGCGCAAAATGTAGAATATTTAGATAAGAATCACGGTGGTTTCTTAAATATCTTCGATAAGATTTTTGGTACTTGGAAAGAGTTAGATGATGATGTTGAAGTTAAGTTTGGAGTTATTCACGCGCCAAAATCTTATAATCCAATTGTGATTTTAACTCACGAGTTTAAGGATATTTGGGCCGATGTAAAAAAAGCAAAAAAGTTTTCTCATAAACTGATGTATATTTTTGGGCCTCCTGGGTGGAGTCCTGATGGCAGCACGCTTACGGTTAAGCAGCAGCAACGTCTATCTAGGGAGCACAAGGAAAATAGTCCTGAGGTTGCGTTCAGTAGACCGAACTAG
- a CDS encoding DNA topoisomerase IV encodes MIQKTFPILTALILMTSCYEPERNCTEFKDGKFAFTTTIGDEEKTTIFLRKGDLEIDYFDGKADSSSVRWINDCEYIVKKLDPKNKSEEQSVHMKILSTTADSYIFEYNIVGESKHDRGTAIRTK; translated from the coding sequence ATGATACAGAAAACATTCCCCATACTTACCGCATTAATCTTAATGACCTCTTGTTATGAACCAGAAAGGAATTGTACCGAATTTAAAGACGGAAAATTTGCGTTTACAACTACGATAGGTGATGAAGAAAAAACCACTATTTTTCTACGAAAAGGCGACTTAGAGATTGATTATTTTGACGGCAAGGCAGATTCTTCATCTGTACGCTGGATTAACGACTGTGAGTACATTGTAAAAAAACTTGACCCAAAGAACAAGTCCGAAGAACAGTCCGTTCATATGAAAATACTATCCACGACAGCTGATTCTTATATTTTTGAGTACAACATTGTAGGAGAAAGCAAACACGACAGAGGAACTGCTATTAGGACTAAATAA
- a CDS encoding helix-turn-helix domain-containing protein, whose product MVNTTDFIKRLEHLLQYYGLSASSFADKINVQRSSISHLLSGRNKPSLDFVLKVVNVFPDVNLYWLLNGKGSFPSDAEKATTHTISPPVPKAALEESPVKALPKSKKTIEKIIIFYSDGSFEAYNN is encoded by the coding sequence ATGGTAAACACAACGGATTTTATTAAGCGTCTAGAGCATCTACTGCAGTATTATGGGCTTTCAGCTTCTAGCTTTGCCGATAAAATCAATGTGCAGCGCTCAAGTATTTCGCACCTGCTATCCGGAAGAAACAAACCTAGCCTAGACTTTGTTCTTAAAGTAGTGAATGTATTTCCTGATGTAAACTTATATTGGCTACTGAACGGAAAAGGCTCGTTCCCTTCTGATGCCGAAAAAGCAACAACACATACTATATCCCCGCCCGTACCAAAAGCTGCTCTAGAAGAATCACCCGTGAAAGCGTTGCCAAAATCTAAAAAGACAATAGAGAAAATTATTATTTTTTATTCTGACGGAAGTTTTGAAGCTTATAACAATTAA
- a CDS encoding M14 family metallopeptidase — MSISQSEYRSIKEKSVSGRYVINEQILDFLEKNKKQLLIKTVGKSVQGREIKSLQLGKGPSKILMWSQMHGNESTTTKAVLDFVNFLNAGSVSAKLILEHCTLLIIPILNPDGAAVYTRINANEIDLNRDAQNRTESESVVLKNVFDGFKPDYCFNLHDQRTIFNVGKTPKPATVSFLAPAHDPERSISRTRGISMQLIVAMNQVLEEMIPGQVGRYDDGFNANCVGDSFQMLNVPTILFESGHYPKDYEREHTREYIFHAILQGVTVVAENAIHKFQQKDYFKIPENGKLFFDVLIKNAHIIDSSLADGEAIGVLYKEVLKEGSVAFEPLVDKKGPLVECYGHETYDCLNEINLKELRQQSFYQMIKG; from the coding sequence ATGAGTATTTCACAATCTGAGTATAGATCCATTAAGGAAAAATCCGTTAGCGGACGTTATGTGATTAATGAACAAATTTTAGATTTTCTGGAAAAGAATAAGAAGCAACTACTCATAAAAACAGTTGGTAAATCTGTTCAGGGGCGTGAGATAAAAAGTCTGCAATTAGGTAAAGGACCAAGTAAAATTTTAATGTGGTCACAAATGCACGGTAACGAATCTACAACCACAAAGGCAGTTTTAGATTTTGTAAACTTTCTAAATGCAGGTTCAGTTTCTGCTAAACTTATTTTGGAACATTGCACTCTTTTAATCATACCTATATTAAATCCTGATGGCGCTGCAGTCTATACGCGAATAAATGCAAATGAGATAGATTTGAACAGAGATGCTCAGAATAGAACTGAATCAGAAAGTGTGGTGTTAAAAAATGTCTTTGATGGATTCAAACCAGATTATTGTTTTAACCTTCATGACCAACGTACTATTTTTAATGTAGGTAAAACTCCTAAACCGGCAACGGTGTCATTTTTGGCGCCTGCTCATGATCCGGAAAGGAGTATATCAAGAACAAGAGGTATTAGTATGCAGTTAATAGTTGCCATGAATCAAGTTTTGGAAGAAATGATTCCAGGCCAAGTAGGTAGGTATGATGATGGTTTTAATGCCAATTGTGTAGGTGATAGCTTTCAGATGCTTAACGTGCCCACTATATTGTTTGAGTCTGGTCACTACCCTAAGGATTATGAACGTGAACATACCAGAGAGTATATTTTTCACGCTATTTTACAAGGGGTAACTGTTGTAGCTGAAAATGCAATCCATAAATTTCAACAAAAAGACTATTTTAAAATACCTGAAAACGGAAAACTCTTTTTTGATGTGTTAATTAAAAATGCGCATATTATTGATTCAAGTTTAGCAGATGGTGAGGCCATAGGAGTGCTTTATAAAGAGGTGTTAAAAGAAGGCTCGGTCGCATTTGAACCTTTAGTCGATAAAAAAGGTCCTCTTGTCGAATGCTATGGTCATGAAACCTATGACTGCCTTAATGAAATTAATTTGAAAGAACTTAGGCAACAGTCTTTTTATCAGATGATTAAAGGTTGA
- a CDS encoding Lrp/AsnC family transcriptional regulator produces MGKVKLDEIDHQILDMLIDNTRTPFTDIAKKLLISAGTVHVRVKKMEEAGIIKGSSLTLDYVKLGYAFIAYVGIFLEKTHQTKFVLERLEQIPNVTVAHITTGKFNIFCKIRAKDTNHAKNIIFRIDDIDGISRTETMISLEESINDKKRLMHTIFNEL; encoded by the coding sequence ATGGGAAAAGTAAAATTAGACGAGATTGATCACCAGATTCTGGATATGTTAATAGATAATACCAGAACTCCATTTACTGATATAGCTAAAAAACTCTTGATTTCTGCGGGAACTGTTCATGTTCGTGTTAAGAAAATGGAGGAAGCTGGTATTATAAAAGGATCATCGCTTACATTAGATTATGTAAAACTTGGCTACGCTTTTATTGCTTATGTTGGTATATTCTTAGAAAAGACACACCAAACAAAATTTGTTTTAGAGCGTTTGGAGCAAATTCCAAATGTTACTGTAGCGCATATTACAACAGGGAAATTCAATATTTTCTGTAAAATTAGAGCAAAAGATACCAATCATGCTAAAAACATTATTTTCAGGATTGATGATATAGATGGGATTAGCCGTACGGAAACTATGATTTCACTAGAAGAAAGTATAAATGATAAAAAGAGGTTGATGCATACAATTTTCAACGAATTGTAG
- a CDS encoding DinB family protein, whose protein sequence is MRTSELIISEPIPFYKAYIDVLGDVELLDILEGQLKNFPNFIENIPESKLNYAYEPEKWTIAQVLLHIIDSERVFQYRSLRFSRGDKTPLPGFEQDLYAPNSRAETRSKQSIIEEYQAVRQSTITLYKSFNVETLKNEGVASNLPWNAAILGFVICGHQKHHRNILRERYLL, encoded by the coding sequence ATGAGAACTTCAGAACTTATTATTTCGGAACCTATCCCTTTTTATAAAGCATATATAGATGTATTAGGGGATGTTGAATTGTTGGACATACTTGAAGGTCAGCTAAAGAATTTCCCTAATTTCATAGAGAATATTCCCGAGAGCAAACTTAATTATGCATACGAACCGGAAAAGTGGACTATTGCCCAAGTACTTTTACATATTATAGACTCTGAGCGTGTATTTCAATACCGTTCATTGCGGTTTTCAAGAGGTGACAAAACTCCTTTACCAGGATTTGAACAAGATTTGTATGCTCCAAACTCTAGAGCTGAAACACGTTCAAAACAGAGTATTATAGAGGAATACCAAGCAGTAAGACAATCTACTATTACGCTTTATAAAAGTTTTAATGTAGAAACTTTAAAAAATGAAGGGGTAGCCAGTAACTTGCCTTGGAATGCAGCAATTTTGGGTTTTGTTATTTGTGGTCACCAAAAGCATCACCGCAATATATTGCGAGAACGTTATCTTTTGTAA
- the aroB gene encoding 3-dehydroquinate synthase: MQSITTSSYAVHFNQRAYDALNVHLSNKAYSKIFILVDENTHENCLPAFMSQIQGDYDFEIIEIESGEENKNIETCTGVWSALSELDGDRKSIVLNLGGGVLTDLGGFVASTFKRGIDFINVPTTLLSMVDASVGGKTGVDLGPLKNQIGVINQPEMVLIITSFLKTLEERQLRSGFAEMLKHGLIQSNAYWETLKKVTDFLHIDDLIYDSVVIKNEVVRQDPTEQHLRKILNYGHTLGHAIESYFLESKIHKTLLHGEAIGIGMILEAYLSKELLGLSDFELADIKATFLSHYEKVSFTKEDITTILSLLKFDKKNSHGNINFVLISAIGKPEIDIQIPDVLYQDAFAYYAEQ; the protein is encoded by the coding sequence ATGCAGTCTATAACAACTTCTTCTTACGCCGTTCATTTTAACCAAAGAGCTTACGACGCTCTAAACGTTCATTTATCCAACAAGGCGTATTCTAAAATTTTCATTCTCGTAGATGAAAATACCCACGAAAATTGTTTACCAGCATTTATGTCTCAAATACAAGGTGACTATGATTTTGAGATTATTGAAATAGAATCTGGAGAAGAAAATAAAAACATAGAGACCTGCACAGGTGTATGGAGTGCATTATCAGAACTTGATGGCGACCGTAAGAGTATTGTTCTTAACCTAGGTGGTGGTGTTCTTACAGATTTAGGAGGATTTGTAGCTTCTACTTTTAAAAGAGGCATAGACTTTATAAACGTACCCACTACCCTATTATCTATGGTTGATGCTTCAGTAGGAGGAAAAACAGGTGTTGACCTTGGTCCTTTAAAAAACCAAATTGGTGTTATCAACCAACCAGAAATGGTACTTATTATTACGAGCTTCTTAAAAACATTAGAAGAAAGACAATTGCGTAGTGGTTTTGCCGAGATGCTAAAACATGGGCTTATACAAAGTAATGCATACTGGGAAACCCTGAAAAAAGTGACCGACTTTTTGCACATTGACGATTTGATATACGACTCCGTTGTTATTAAAAACGAAGTAGTACGCCAAGACCCAACAGAACAACATTTACGAAAAATATTAAATTACGGACACACTTTAGGGCATGCTATTGAATCTTATTTTCTTGAAAGCAAAATACACAAAACCTTGCTACATGGTGAAGCCATTGGTATAGGTATGATTCTTGAAGCATACTTATCTAAAGAACTTCTTGGCTTGTCAGATTTTGAGTTGGCAGATATAAAAGCTACATTCCTATCTCATTATGAAAAAGTAAGTTTCACAAAAGAAGATATTACCACTATTCTAAGCTTATTAAAGTTCGATAAGAAAAACTCGCATGGCAACATCAACTTCGTTCTAATTTCCGCTATCGGAAAACCAGAAATTGACATTCAAATTCCCGACGTTTTATATCAAGATGCTTTCGCATACTACGCCGAACAATAG
- a CDS encoding proline dehydrogenase family protein: protein MKRIFEDTATAFALKTDSELERAYFLFRMIANEPLVRIGTAMTNFAIKAHLPVEGLIRATVFDHFCGGVNEKDCMPVVDRMYTKNVCSVLDYSVEGKDTEDPFDDAMAMILTVLDFVKEKDAIPFAVFKPTGYGRFALFQKLSEGKALTEKEQAEWQRVVARFDKTCKKAHDLDVSLLIDAEESWMQGAADQLVEDMMRKYNKKKAIVFNTLQMYRWDRLDYLKDLQLRANRDNFRIGMKVVRGAYMEKENDRAEENGYKSPICVSKQETDENFDNAVAYIVNHLDTVSIFSGTHNEDSSYKLMALMEEKGISNNDNRVWFGQLYGMSDHISFNLADKGYNVAKYLPFGPVRDVMPYLIRRAEENTSVAGQTTRELSLLKKERQRRKI from the coding sequence ATGAAACGCATTTTTGAAGATACCGCAACGGCTTTTGCCTTGAAAACCGACTCAGAACTTGAGCGAGCTTATTTTTTATTCCGTATGATTGCCAATGAACCTCTTGTAAGAATTGGTACGGCAATGACGAATTTTGCAATAAAAGCGCATCTTCCTGTGGAAGGGTTAATTAGGGCAACCGTGTTCGATCATTTTTGTGGTGGTGTAAATGAGAAAGATTGTATGCCGGTTGTTGACAGGATGTATACTAAAAACGTGTGTTCTGTTTTAGATTATTCAGTTGAAGGCAAAGATACCGAAGACCCTTTTGATGACGCTATGGCCATGATTTTGACAGTCTTGGATTTTGTTAAAGAAAAAGATGCTATTCCTTTTGCTGTTTTTAAACCTACTGGTTATGGTAGATTTGCGCTTTTTCAAAAACTGAGTGAAGGAAAAGCATTGACAGAAAAAGAACAGGCAGAGTGGCAAAGAGTAGTGGCTCGTTTTGATAAAACGTGTAAAAAAGCACATGATTTAGATGTCTCCCTGCTTATTGATGCGGAAGAAAGTTGGATGCAGGGTGCTGCCGATCAACTCGTTGAAGACATGATGCGAAAGTATAATAAGAAGAAAGCTATTGTGTTTAATACATTGCAAATGTACCGTTGGGACAGGTTAGATTACTTAAAAGATCTTCAACTACGTGCTAACCGAGACAATTTTAGGATTGGAATGAAAGTTGTTCGTGGCGCTTATATGGAGAAAGAAAACGATAGAGCCGAAGAAAATGGGTATAAATCACCTATTTGTGTTTCAAAACAAGAAACCGATGAGAATTTTGATAATGCCGTAGCTTATATAGTGAATCATTTAGATACCGTTTCAATATTTTCAGGAACGCATAATGAGGATAGTTCATATAAGTTAATGGCTCTTATGGAAGAAAAAGGCATATCGAATAATGATAACCGTGTTTGGTTCGGGCAATTGTATGGCATGAGTGACCATATTTCCTTTAATCTTGCGGATAAAGGTTATAATGTGGCTAAGTATTTGCCATTTGGTCCGGTACGGGATGTAATGCCTTATTTAATTCGTCGTGCAGAAGAAAATACCTCTGTAGCAGGACAGACAACCAGAGAGTTGTCTTTGTTGAAAAAGGAAAGACAGCGAAGAAAAATTTAA
- a CDS encoding DUF4258 domain-containing protein encodes MDFLKRLGFYLIGLSIGIVFLTFILKKKSDETGVSFCYFPNCRTLKDIRSKQMSYSEDVSRLFSEKKIDTLDIINILKNGEVDFSNSETKTTPCKTYIIEGTLKDKEAVLRIKNCREKALLESITY; translated from the coding sequence ATGGATTTTTTAAAACGTTTGGGTTTTTATCTTATTGGACTTTCTATCGGAATCGTTTTTTTGACGTTTATTTTAAAGAAAAAATCAGATGAAACGGGTGTTTCATTTTGCTATTTCCCAAACTGTAGGACGCTTAAGGATATCCGCTCAAAACAAATGTCCTATTCTGAAGACGTAAGTAGGCTATTTTCTGAAAAGAAGATTGACACCCTAGATATCATCAACATCTTAAAAAATGGCGAGGTAGATTTCTCAAATAGCGAAACCAAAACCACCCCATGTAAAACTTACATAATAGAAGGTACTTTAAAGGATAAAGAAGCTGTTCTGAGAATTAAAAACTGTAGAGAAAAAGCTCTTTTAGAATCCATTACTTATTAA